TTTGATACTTGCAGAACGGAAAAGAAAAAAACTTTAATTAAATCATAAAGAATATGAAAACAATTATTAAAAAATCATTTGTTGCCGGATTAGTCCTGGCAATTTTTGCAACACCTCTTAAAGCTCAGGATGCATCTACTATTTTGAAAAAAATGGACGGTGTAATGTTCTCTGCCAAAGATGTAACAGGAAAACAGAAAATTATTTTAATTGATAAATCCGGAAAGCAGGAAATACGTGAAGCAACCACGCAACAAAAGGGGACCAGTAAGAGAATGTTTCGATTTACTTCCCCTGCATCACAGGCAGGTATTGCAATTCTTTCGCTACCCGATGATGTGATGTATCTCTATTTGCCGGCCTACGGCAAGGAGAGAAGAATAGCTTCAAGTGCAAAAAATCAGAAATTTGCCGGAACGGATTTTTCGTATGATGATTTTGAATCCAAATCGTACTCTGCAAAATATACACCCAAGTTGCTAAAAACCGAAACAAATGTATTTGTGCTGGAACTGACTCCTCTGGCAAAAACATCAGAATACTCAAAAATTATTATCAATGTCAATAAAACAAACTTTTATCCTGAGGCCATGGACTATTACGATAAAGCCGGTACCATGATAAAAAAAGCGAAATATACCTTTAAAAAATCAGGAAAATACTGGTGTTCCACAGAAGTTGAAATGACCGATTTAAAAAAGAATCATAAAACCA
This portion of the Bacteroidales bacterium genome encodes:
- a CDS encoding outer membrane lipoprotein-sorting protein, with translation MKTIIKKSFVAGLVLAIFATPLKAQDASTILKKMDGVMFSAKDVTGKQKIILIDKSGKQEIREATTQQKGTSKRMFRFTSPASQAGIAILSLPDDVMYLYLPAYGKERRIASSAKNQKFAGTDFSYDDFESKSYSAKYTPKLLKTETNVFVLELTPLAKTSEYSKIIINVNKTNFYPEAMDYYDKAGTMIKKAKYTFKKSGKYWCSTEVEMTDLKKNHKTKMQMSDVKYDTGLSDENFTVRKLIQ